In Methanobrevibacter sp. V74, the sequence AAAAAGGTATTGATGACTTAGCACAACACTACTTGTCTAAAGCTGGAGTATTGGCAGTAAGAAGAGTTAAAAAATCCGATATTGAAAAATTATCCAGAGCAACCGGTGCTAATGTTATTACTAACTTAGATGATTTGACTGCTGATGATTTAGGTATTGCTGGAACTGTTGAAGAAAGAAAAATATCCGGCGAAGAAATGATTTTCGTAGAAGAATGCTCAGGTGCAAAATCTGTAACTTTATTTGTAAGGGGAAGTACCAAACACATTGTAGATGAAATTGTAAGGGCAATTGAAGATGCAATTGGTGTAGTAGCAGCTACCATAGAGGATGATGAAGTTGTTGCTGGTGGAGGAGCTCCTGAAATTGCAATGGCTAAAAAACTCAAAGATTATGCGGAATCTATTTCCGGAAGAGAACAATTAGCAGTAAATGCATTTGCAGAAGCTTTAGAAATCGTACCTAAAACCTTAGCTGAAAACGCTGGTTTAGATAGTATTGACTCCTTAGTAGATTTAAGAGCGGCACAAGAAAAATCTTTCTACATGGGATTGGATGTATTCACAGGTAAAGTAGCAGACATGAAAGAAGCTGGTGTAATTGAACCTAAACGTGTTAAAAAACAAGCTATTCAATCTGCATCCGAATCTGCTGAAATGATTTTAAGAATCGATGATGTAATTGCATCCACAAAAGGCCCTGAAGATATGGGTATGGATCCTTCCGCTATGGGTGGAATGCCTCCAATGATGTAAATTTTTACATCTTTTTTTTCTTTTTTCAGGATGGGACATGATTCTCATTAATTTTTAAAATTTTTTTCGCTTATTTTTTTCCTTTAATTTTATATACTATGAAGTACAATCTTTTATTATAAATATTAATATTTATGGTTGTTTTATTTATGGTTTTAAAAGATGATACTATTAATCAGACTATGTTGGTGCCTATGGACTTGAGTAATTTGATTCCTGAAGGTCATCTGTGTTATTTTATTAAAAATGTGGTTGATCAAATTGATTGTTCCGAAGCTAACAAGGAGTTTTTCGTGATAAGCCTGGTGAACCTGCTTATCCTCGTGAAATGTTGCTTAGGATTGGTTTGGATGAGTGTTATTTGATGGTGGATTGTCTTCTCCTAATTGAGAGAAGAACAAGAACTGAATATTGCTTATATGTACTTTAGCAGGCATGCAAAAGCCAGTTTATAGGGACAATTTTATAAGATTCAAATTGGATTATACCTGATTTAATTGATGAAGCTTTTAAAACAACTTTTAAAGATTTGCAAAAGAAGAAAATCCGCCATTTAGAGTTTTAGATGGAACTAAAGTAAAAGCAAAAACATCTTTAAAAAATAATAACCAATGAACAACAATTAAAAATAATCATGAAAAGAACACTTGGAAGAAAAGTATTATAAATTGGATCAAGAAGAAGATTTGGAATTGGGCGTTAAATGAATCTGGAAAAATTAGTGTTCCTGAATCATATTAACAAACAAAGAAAAATTCCAAGAAACAGTAAGAGAAAATCAATAAAAAAATCCTTTGAAAAAATGATGGAGACCAAAGATAAATTGAGAGCTTCAAGTAAAAAAAACCTCTTAAAACAATCCAGAAGAAAAATCCTGAAAAAAAAATTTACAAAAAAGCTTGAAACACTCGAAGAAAAGCTTAAAGAATCCTGGAAAAAATGATGTAATTAAGTGTAAATGATCCAGATTCAAGATTTTTATGATGGGTGTTCGCCAAAAGTAATTTTTTTGATGCAAATTTTTCTTTGTTTTTGAATTAAAGTAGTTTTAATCAGTTTCAAAAATTAATTTTAGATTTTTGGCGGACACCCAGAAAAGAAAAAAAATAGTAAATATTGTCCGAAAAAAAAAACCATTTTTCCAAAGATAATTATCAACTATGATCACGAAATGATGACCAATATCCGCCCCCCATTGGTCAACCACTACTATAGAAAAAAAGCGAATACCAATACAAAAACAAAACAAGAATCACACATTGAACCAAAGAATGCAAAAACTGCCCAGTACAAAAATATTGCAGTAAAAAAACAACGATACAGAATAATCAGCGACTATGGAAAACATTTCCCAAAAAAAATAAAAATAAAAATGCAAAGAAAAATAGAAAACCAGAAAAGCCCCCCCAAAAAAAAATCTACAAAAATACGCTCAAAAAAACAGCAGAAACTACCATTTACAAAACATGAAACAAAACATACACCTAACAAAATTCACAACAACAGACTTAAAACAAATAAATACAGAACTTAAACTATACACAACAAAACACAACTTAAAAAGAACATACAACAAAATAAACAATAGAAAACAACTGAAAAATAAAATTATTGCAAAAAATTTTTAAAATAAAAAATTCTATGAAAAATTAAAAAATTTCATGTCCCATCCTGCTATTGGTTATTGTGGATGTTAATATGAAATCTGTTTGTGTGTATCTGCTATACATGATAAATCTGATCAATTCCTTTTTTAATATATCGAGGTGAGAATTATTTAATTCTTTTATAGGGTGCTAGATTTTTGAGTTGTAAATAACCTTCAGTTTGATATTATTTTTCTTATTTTCGTGTATTTTTTTACTCAAATTTGTAGCCCACGATTTATAATTTTGTTATATTAAAAAACGGCATCAATTAATAATTAATTTTAAATATAATGAGCAACAAATATTTTATTAGTGAATTAACATGTTGCCTGGATTAAATTATACTAAAAGATGCCGTAAATTTAGATTGTTGGACAAAGTATTTATAAATATCGATGATAAAAAGAACAGACACATATTTAGTGAAAATGGAATAAAAAACATTAAAATGATGATTACATGTATAAAAATCGTTTTTTTAAGTAAATTCTATAATTATCCAGTTTCTAGAGTAATATATGAGATTAACATTGATAAAAAACTAAAAAGGTTCTTAAAAATTGAGAATGAATGAATTAAAAAGGTGCCGAGTGAAGCACAGGTTTATGAATACTTGAGTCGTTATTCTCCTAATCAATACAATAATATTAGCAACAGCTTTTTCAAATTGTTCCTTAAGCTAAATAAGAATCGTAAAAGTGATTGGATTGTTGATGCAACTCCAGTAGCTTGTGATATTAATATTCTAAAGAAATACGTGAGTCCCGAACATCTTGAAAAATTAGATTTAGATATGGGTTTTTCAACCACTAAAGGCTATTATATAGGATTTAAAGTCACTTTAGTCTTAGAAAAAGATTCATTATGCCCCATTTCTGTAATTATCCATTCTGGTGCGAAAAATGATAGTAAAATTTTTGATGAAGTTTTAGAAGAATTGAGTAGAAGGCGTTTACTCAAAAAAAGACAAGTAATTCTTTTTGATAAAGGGTATTACTCCATGGAAAACTATATTAACGCGATTAACAAGTATAACGTTGTTGCAGTCATATTTCCTCGCATTTACTTCACTATTGAAAAATTTAAGATGCGCGAATGTCCACATCATTGGATATATTTTACGATGAAAATACTTTAGAAGAGAATAAAGAATTATTCCTCGAGTTAACAACAATATTATATGAAAAACTAGAAAATTGGAAGAAATTAAAACCAATAAGGGGCTTAATTGAAGATTTCTTCAAAGTATGCAAAGATGCATTTGGATTAGGTGAATTCCACGCATATACTCAGAGTTCCATGAGAAGAAACATCTATCTATGCATATTATTATCAACACTAGTCATACAACAAGGCTTCGACACAAAAACAAAACTACAACAATTGGCTGAAGGCAGAATAGATCTTGAACCAATTAAATCAAGAAAATCTAAAAAATCTAAGGAAAATAATGAAACAAATGAAAATCAACAAGTGGGCGAAAAAACTGACGAACAAACAACACTCCTAACT encodes:
- a CDS encoding transposase; translated protein: MPSEAQVYEYLSRYSPNQYNNISNSFFKLFLKLNKNRKSDWIVDATPVACDINILKKYVSPEHLEKLDLDMGFSTTKGYYIGFKVTLVLEKDSLCPISVIIHSGAKNDSKIFDEVLEELSRRRLLKKRQVILFDKGYYSMENYINAINKYNVVAVIFPRIYFTIEKFKMRECPHHWIYFTMKIL